In a single window of the Anaerotruncus rubiinfantis genome:
- a CDS encoding cupin domain-containing protein, with product MKIQNLVQPSQGQIQKLHIDEIELAINETGANLSLENMDSCYFVISGYGTLKVDEYLYSLSPQSSVYIPAGNDHWFNNSGNVGLRLVRYYTKA from the coding sequence TTGAAAATTCAAAATTTGGTACAGCCCAGCCAAGGACAAATTCAAAAGCTGCACATTGATGAAATCGAGCTCGCAATAAACGAAACAGGTGCGAACCTCTCACTGGAAAATATGGATTCCTGCTATTTCGTCATCTCTGGGTATGGGACGCTGAAAGTAGATGAATATCTTTATTCACTCTCCCCGCAGTCAAGTGTCTACATTCCCGCCGGAAACGATCATTGGTTCAATAACTCTGGGAATGTCGGTCTCAGGTTGGTTCGTTATTACACAAAAGCTTAG
- a CDS encoding TRAP transporter small permease encodes MNKIVNALMRTAHFVNRICRVVCCILLILIVGATFLQIICRKIFSSPLSWTEEFTRLLFVWLNCLGCAIAIQMKNQIQFDFLVSRLMSPRLQNIVRILTNIVIVLFFFLLLPPTMRLVQSMNTIPSAALSWPSGLPHLGYLAGLCAMIVAFLGDCMEAASELTRKGGAPI; translated from the coding sequence ATGAATAAAATCGTAAACGCTCTTATGCGCACAGCACACTTTGTCAACCGGATTTGCCGCGTAGTGTGTTGTATCCTTCTGATTCTAATCGTTGGGGCAACCTTCCTCCAGATTATCTGCCGGAAAATATTTTCTTCCCCATTGTCCTGGACCGAAGAATTTACCCGGCTTTTATTCGTCTGGCTCAACTGTTTGGGTTGTGCAATTGCAATCCAGATGAAAAACCAGATCCAGTTCGATTTTCTTGTTTCCAGGCTGATGTCTCCGCGATTGCAGAATATTGTCCGAATTCTGACAAATATCGTCATCGTATTATTTTTCTTTTTGCTGCTGCCGCCAACAATGCGATTGGTCCAGAGTATGAACACGATCCCCTCAGCAGCCCTTTCCTGGCCGTCGGGATTGCCTCATCTTGGGTATTTGGCCGGTCTATGCGCTATGATCGTCGCCTTTTTAGGGGACTGTATGGAAGCAGCCAGTGAGCTGACCAGGAAAGGAGGCGCACCCATATGA
- a CDS encoding helix-turn-helix domain-containing protein, with translation MAHYADLTVASISKIERGVTNPTLKTLDKIADALGVETDSLLRF, from the coding sequence TTGGCGCATTACGCGGATCTCACGGTCGCCAGCATCAGCAAGATCGAACGCGGCGTTACCAATCCCACGTTAAAGACCTTGGACAAGATTGCCGACGCGCTCGGCGTGGAAACGGATTCCCTTTTGCGCTTCTGA
- a CDS encoding TRAP transporter large permease — MSLPLAAFILVLIVLFLFKAPIWSSLLLSSTTYLILSGEQLTLVARKSVAGMDSFLLMAIPMFILAAELMNHCGITTYLFRFANSIVGWIPGGMAHTNVLASMLFAGMSGSSAADAAGLGTMEIKAMTDDGYDKPFSAAITAASSIIGPIIPPSIPMVVYSSIAGASIGRLFLGGAIPGILMGGAMMAICYWTAKRRSYPRNERIDLREVWISFIKAIPGLMAPIILLGGIYSGFFTPTEAASVAAVYAFLLGFLFYHTIKLTDMKQILINTAANTAIVCFIIGAATLFGFVLTAEQIPIRLTEGLLSFSQNPYVMLMVFNILFLILGCFMELNATMLIFLPIILPVAQGLGIDLVHLGVVMVVNLMIGTLTPPFGMMTYVSAGIAKVPLHTVFRELAPFMVVLVIVLLLITYIPGLVLWLPGLLG; from the coding sequence ATGAGCCTGCCTTTGGCCGCTTTTATCCTGGTATTAATCGTCCTGTTCCTATTCAAGGCTCCGATATGGTCCTCCTTACTGCTCTCCTCCACCACCTACCTGATTCTGTCCGGTGAACAGCTGACCTTGGTGGCGCGCAAATCCGTTGCCGGGATGGACAGTTTTTTGCTGATGGCAATACCAATGTTCATCCTTGCCGCGGAATTGATGAACCACTGTGGTATAACAACCTACCTGTTCCGGTTTGCAAATTCAATTGTGGGATGGATTCCCGGTGGTATGGCGCACACCAATGTTCTGGCAAGTATGCTGTTTGCGGGAATGTCCGGTTCGTCCGCCGCCGATGCCGCAGGATTGGGGACAATGGAAATCAAGGCCATGACGGACGACGGGTATGATAAGCCCTTTTCCGCAGCAATCACAGCGGCATCTTCAATCATAGGGCCTATCATTCCCCCCAGTATCCCCATGGTGGTCTATTCTTCCATCGCCGGCGCGTCGATCGGAAGGCTTTTCCTGGGAGGGGCAATCCCCGGTATCCTGATGGGTGGAGCCATGATGGCCATCTGCTACTGGACTGCCAAACGCCGCAGCTATCCCCGAAACGAGAGAATTGATCTGCGTGAAGTCTGGATAAGCTTCATTAAGGCAATTCCCGGATTGATGGCGCCAATCATCCTGTTGGGCGGCATCTACAGCGGTTTTTTTACCCCGACGGAGGCGGCTTCGGTGGCCGCTGTCTATGCATTTCTATTGGGTTTTTTGTTTTACCACACCATTAAACTCACAGATATGAAGCAAATCCTCATAAATACGGCCGCCAATACGGCAATCGTCTGTTTTATCATTGGAGCGGCAACCCTGTTTGGGTTTGTGCTGACCGCAGAACAAATCCCGATCAGGCTAACCGAAGGACTGCTCTCTTTTAGCCAAAACCCATATGTCATGCTGATGGTGTTCAATATTTTGTTCTTAATTCTTGGGTGCTTTATGGAACTCAATGCCACGATGCTGATCTTCTTACCGATCATTTTGCCCGTGGCGCAGGGACTTGGCATCGATCTGGTGCATTTAGGTGTTGTGATGGTCGTCAATTTGATGATTGGTACGCTCACCCCTCCGTTCGGGATGATGACCTATGTTTCGGCAGGAATTGCAAAAGTACCCCTGCACACAGTTTTCCGGGAATTGGCGCCGTTTATGGTTGTCCTCGTTATCGTATTGTTGTTAATCACCTATATTCCAGGACTGGTACTCTGGCTGCCAGGATTATTGGGATAG
- a CDS encoding helix-turn-helix domain-containing protein, with protein MLAALKENGFNTTKLRREKLLSEGVIQALRDGRMISLDNVSKICKLLNCQPGDILEYEPEE; from the coding sequence GTGTTGGCTGCACTTAAAGAAAACGGATTTAATACCACAAAGTTACGTCGAGAGAAACTGCTTTCCGAAGGGGTCATTCAGGCCTTGAGAGATGGCCGGATGATTTCACTTGATAATGTGTCCAAAATCTGCAAACTGTTGAACTGCCAACCGGGAGATATTCTCGAATATGAACCGGAAGAATAA
- a CDS encoding recombinase family protein, whose amino-acid sequence MSSEKLTLLYERLSHEDGRENESLSIENQKAYLEEYALRNGFTHFAHRTDDGWSGTRWDRQGFLQMMKDIECGGVGQVLIKDMSRLGRDHLHVGLFLEQLREMNVRLIAVAEGIDTAKGEDDFMPFRNILAE is encoded by the coding sequence ATGAGCAGCGAAAAACTGACACTTTTGTATGAGCGTTTGAGCCATGAGGACGGACGGGAAAATGAATCTCTGTCCATTGAGAATCAAAAAGCTTATCTGGAGGAATACGCGCTTCGGAACGGCTTTACCCACTTTGCCCACCGTACAGATGACGGATGGAGTGGGACAAGATGGGACAGACAGGGCTTTTTACAGATGATGAAGGATATTGAGTGCGGCGGCGTGGGGCAAGTCCTCATCAAAGACATGAGCCGTCTGGGACGCGACCATCTGCATGTAGGCTTGTTTTTAGAGCAGCTTCGGGAAATGAATGTGCGCCTAATTGCCGTTGCGGAGGGCATAGATACTGCCAAAGGCGAGGATGATTTTATGCCCTTCCGCAATATCCTTGCGGAGTGA
- a CDS encoding tyrosine-type recombinase/integrase, giving the protein MKCKKCRKQIPDDSKFCNYCGAPQKKDKMYRRPDGLYEKVLTIDGKRVPFRAKTEKEVNRKIAEFQGIKERGPLFKEVAENWQNEHFPTITYNTQKSYTAPFSRAVEQFGDTPIRNIKPNDINSFIGLFARKGMSQKTVRNQLLVINLIFSYALVNGDVDGNPAEYVEPPKNLAKHKRELPSDETIELVKSSIDAPFGLLAYFLLYTGCRIGEALALQYSDIDFKNKVIHITKSLYHQNNTPKIKTPKTEAGKRDIILLDILAEKLPRGKPKDYLFPGDNGEPMTYSCFKHGWNAYCKAIGMYTTYVYVDKNGRSHSRITPGLTAHQLRHGFATILFEAGIDEKDAQELLGHSSISVTKDTYTHIRKSRRDKTAKILNEYTVNSQ; this is encoded by the coding sequence TTGAAGTGCAAGAAATGCCGTAAGCAAATCCCGGACGACTCCAAATTCTGCAACTATTGCGGCGCACCGCAGAAAAAAGACAAGATGTATCGCCGCCCGGATGGGCTATATGAAAAAGTACTCACCATAGACGGCAAGCGTGTCCCCTTTCGCGCCAAAACCGAAAAAGAGGTCAACCGTAAGATCGCCGAATTCCAGGGCATAAAGGAACGCGGCCCGCTATTCAAAGAGGTGGCCGAGAACTGGCAGAATGAACATTTCCCCACGATTACATATAACACGCAAAAAAGTTATACAGCACCATTCAGCCGCGCAGTTGAGCAGTTTGGCGACACGCCGATCAGGAATATAAAACCTAATGACATCAATTCATTTATCGGCTTATTTGCGCGAAAAGGCATGTCTCAAAAAACTGTTCGAAATCAGCTCCTTGTCATCAATTTAATTTTTTCCTACGCGCTCGTGAATGGGGATGTTGATGGGAACCCCGCTGAGTACGTCGAGCCGCCTAAAAACCTCGCAAAACACAAGCGCGAGTTGCCGTCAGATGAAACTATAGAGCTTGTCAAGAGCAGCATCGACGCGCCATTCGGCCTTCTTGCTTATTTTCTGCTCTACACCGGGTGCCGGATCGGTGAAGCCCTTGCACTTCAATACTCTGATATTGACTTCAAAAATAAGGTCATCCATATTACGAAATCCCTTTATCATCAAAACAACACCCCAAAGATCAAAACACCAAAAACCGAAGCAGGAAAGCGTGACATAATCCTTCTTGACATTTTAGCTGAGAAGTTGCCCAGGGGGAAGCCCAAGGATTATCTATTTCCAGGCGACAATGGAGAGCCAATGACATATTCTTGCTTCAAGCACGGGTGGAACGCTTATTGTAAGGCTATTGGAATGTACACCACCTATGTTTATGTTGACAAAAACGGGCGGAGCCATTCCCGAATTACCCCCGGCCTTACCGCCCATCAGCTTAGACATGGGTTCGCAACAATCCTGTTCGAAGCAGGGATTGACGAAAAGGACGCGCAGGAATTATTGGGGCATTCCAGCATATCGGTAACCAAGGACACATACACCCATATTCGGAAATCTCGACGGGACAAAACTGCAAAAATTTTGAATGAATACACAGTAAATTCACAGTAA
- a CDS encoding transposon-encoded TnpW family protein, giving the protein MKYVSRGKKVKSEEEQFSERISSTTYLVSVHFSKTGKETFEDKIMRLIESEVKKTA; this is encoded by the coding sequence ATGAAATACGTGAGCAGGGGCAAGAAAGTCAAAAGCGAAGAGGAACAGTTCTCAGAGCGTATCAGTTCTACCACCTACCTTGTGTCCGTCCATTTTAGCAAGACGGGCAAGGAAACATTCGAGGACAAGATCATGCGTCTTATTGAAAGCGAGGTGAAGAAAACTGCCTGA
- a CDS encoding sialic acid TRAP transporter substrate-binding protein SiaP, with the protein MANSSFKIKVLSLFTCITLLSACSSNNATQSTDPSPDTTPISSSVASDPGQNAPAAQEPIEIRWGNVFAPDLPFNQGTAKFKELVESRSDGRITVNLFPSSQLGNNNEIMGMLVEGTNQMGNEGGGFLAQWAPKFLVSEAVYAFRDIDHMMSVMTGEIGQEMFAELLESRGIRVIDVWYYGTRHISTNKQIDTPADLKGVKMRVPDGPLYIANGNALGASPTPISLSEVYLSLKTGVIDAQENPLPTIYQNKFQEVQKYIIMTGHNYNFNTVMVNDAFWQGLSKEDQDLIVQCVKEAGEYEKEIALQQESDLVAKLEAEGVTVHTPDVEAFRAAATKYMTENFDSEWGEGYYEGVQSYQE; encoded by the coding sequence ATGGCAAACAGTAGTTTCAAAATCAAAGTCCTTTCGCTTTTCACCTGTATTACCCTGTTATCAGCTTGCTCCTCCAATAACGCAACACAAAGCACTGATCCCTCCCCCGACACCACGCCAATCTCTTCGTCCGTGGCGTCGGATCCCGGCCAGAATGCCCCAGCCGCCCAAGAGCCAATTGAAATTCGCTGGGGTAACGTTTTCGCGCCCGATCTCCCCTTTAATCAAGGCACTGCGAAGTTTAAAGAACTCGTGGAAAGCAGATCCGATGGGAGAATTACCGTTAACCTGTTCCCCAGCTCTCAACTTGGGAATAACAATGAGATTATGGGGATGCTGGTAGAAGGCACCAACCAAATGGGAAATGAAGGCGGCGGATTTCTTGCGCAGTGGGCCCCAAAATTTTTGGTGAGTGAAGCAGTCTACGCGTTCCGGGACATCGATCATATGATGTCTGTTATGACTGGGGAAATTGGGCAGGAAATGTTCGCTGAGCTTCTTGAATCCCGCGGTATACGGGTAATCGATGTGTGGTACTATGGAACGCGGCACATCAGCACCAACAAACAGATTGATACCCCCGCCGATTTAAAGGGCGTCAAAATGCGCGTGCCGGATGGACCGCTTTATATTGCCAATGGCAATGCGCTCGGCGCGAGCCCCACGCCAATCAGCCTTTCGGAGGTCTATCTGTCACTTAAAACAGGTGTGATTGACGCGCAGGAGAATCCTCTGCCCACCATCTATCAGAACAAATTCCAGGAAGTTCAGAAGTACATCATCATGACCGGCCACAATTATAATTTTAATACGGTTATGGTCAACGACGCGTTTTGGCAGGGACTGTCAAAAGAGGATCAGGATTTGATTGTACAATGCGTCAAAGAAGCCGGCGAATATGAGAAGGAAATCGCCCTCCAGCAGGAATCCGATCTGGTAGCAAAATTGGAAGCGGAAGGCGTCACCGTACATACGCCTGACGTGGAGGCATTCCGAGCGGCGGCGACAAAATATATGACCGAAAACTTCGACTCCGAATGGGGCGAAGGTTATTATGAAGGAGTGCAGTCCTATCAGGAATGA
- a CDS encoding helix-turn-helix domain-containing protein yields the protein MTIGSKIRVLRKALGLTQTELGERLGVKTNAVSKWECGRVEDIPMSKIKAMSVLFNVPTSYLIDADDKPTTVSSDGLWEIIHNNPRKLKFVEWIAGLDERGLDRIEKLLDVVEMLPKE from the coding sequence ATGACAATCGGAAGTAAAATTCGAGTTTTACGAAAAGCTCTTGGCTTAACTCAAACTGAACTTGGGGAACGGCTGGGTGTTAAAACAAATGCTGTAAGCAAATGGGAATGTGGACGGGTAGAAGATATTCCGATGTCTAAAATAAAGGCTATGTCCGTACTTTTTAACGTGCCTACCTCCTACTTAATTGACGCAGACGATAAGCCCACCACCGTTTCCAGTGATGGGCTTTGGGAAATCATTCACAACAATCCACGTAAACTTAAATTTGTAGAGTGGATTGCAGGGCTTGACGAGCGCGGTCTGGATCGTATTGAAAAACTTCTTGATGTTGTTGAGATGCTACCAAAAGAATAA
- a CDS encoding GntR family transcriptional regulator, which yields MSNIDSPYLLVDLAYRAIKDDILTKQLVPGKKIVVHDLSQRYQISETPIKQALNRLITEGLVESIPRRGVTIKKLTLKGLRDMMQARRMIELFAVPQILQKAKEEPQFVDILNENTCQLEESLKTASASDYYAKQNQLDTQFHVLLVGTLENEKISEIYSHLGTHLVVFYLYGVKQMERFLESLEEHKEILRAVRNLDRKELEEALLHHLDMTEADSQKNLTQVLKNCSVFDPDKISCTGKYPPALSVSPRS from the coding sequence ATGAGTAACATTGATAGCCCCTACCTGTTGGTGGATCTTGCTTATCGTGCGATAAAGGACGACATTTTGACAAAACAACTTGTGCCCGGAAAAAAAATCGTAGTACATGATTTGTCACAACGCTACCAGATCAGCGAGACTCCCATTAAACAGGCACTAAACCGGCTGATTACAGAAGGGCTTGTAGAAAGCATCCCAAGACGTGGCGTGACCATCAAAAAGCTTACATTAAAAGGCTTGCGCGATATGATGCAAGCCCGGAGAATGATAGAGTTGTTTGCGGTTCCACAAATTTTGCAAAAGGCGAAGGAGGAACCGCAGTTTGTTGATATATTAAATGAGAATACGTGCCAACTCGAAGAGTCTTTGAAAACTGCAAGCGCGAGCGATTATTATGCAAAACAAAACCAATTGGATACCCAATTTCATGTCTTGCTGGTGGGGACTTTAGAGAATGAAAAAATATCAGAGATTTACAGCCATCTAGGTACACATCTTGTGGTATTTTATCTTTATGGCGTCAAACAGATGGAACGGTTTTTGGAAAGCTTGGAGGAACATAAAGAAATTCTTCGTGCTGTCCGTAACCTCGATCGAAAGGAATTGGAGGAGGCGCTTCTTCACCATTTAGATATGACGGAAGCAGATTCACAAAAAAATTTAACGCAAGTCCTAAAAAATTGCAGCGTATTTGATCCGGATAAAATTAGCTGTACAGGTAAATATCCACCTGCATTGTCCGTTTCCCCTCGATCTTAA
- a CDS encoding cupin domain-containing protein, giving the protein MGANIKHLKLHQTKHEDETGRVSCNYVKGTEFHSSSFNSGDYGIYYCGGFVPTHLHDAVEEAFYIVRGHGIMTIGDEERPVKAGDIIPIPCGVLHGLRNTGDDVLEHIVCSAKL; this is encoded by the coding sequence ATGGGAGCGAATATAAAACATTTAAAACTGCATCAAACCAAACATGAAGATGAAACCGGACGGGTATCTTGCAACTACGTCAAGGGCACCGAATTTCACAGCAGCTCTTTTAACAGCGGAGACTATGGAATTTATTACTGCGGCGGTTTCGTACCCACCCATCTCCATGATGCCGTTGAGGAAGCGTTTTACATTGTAAGAGGCCACGGGATCATGACCATAGGCGACGAGGAACGCCCTGTGAAGGCTGGCGATATCATACCCATCCCCTGCGGCGTTCTGCATGGGTTGCGCAACACAGGTGATGATGTCCTGGAGCATATTGTTTGCTCAGCGAAATTATAG
- a CDS encoding ImmA/IrrE family metallo-endopeptidase, with translation MAEVNVYVNRYADYARAVGHRPPVYGTDQGFAYCVGNDYMVFINERDDIDEQIHTLAHECAHIALGHIGPNVDAEE, from the coding sequence ATGGCTGAGGTTAACGTCTACGTCAACCGGTATGCAGACTATGCCCGCGCCGTTGGCCACCGCCCGCCTGTGTATGGAACAGATCAAGGCTTTGCCTATTGTGTAGGAAATGATTACATGGTATTCATCAACGAACGGGACGACATCGACGAGCAGATACACACACTGGCGCATGAGTGCGCACATATCGCTCTGGGACACATTGGCCCCAACGTGGACGCAGAGGAATAA
- a CDS encoding recombinase family protein yields the protein MRAIFGARTAAGNHVTGALPYGYLHDPQDHQNWIIDEEAAPIVKRIFLSVIAGKNIAKIAEELTAEQVMTPNAHWKHIGEKASHGTHNADPYKWSNTTIINILKKEKYMGWKILNKTGTESYKSKKRKPTPENRRVFKDAHPQIVDEETWNIVQRLRGTKRRVYKLDRETNPLTGILYCEDCGAKMYHKRGNTGRSDQPHHEYVCSNYRHYSKSCTCHYIRVVVVEKLILDAIKRVSKYALENEAAFIQRVREEAELQQETEVKENRKKLTKSKRRREEISRLIKKLYESYAADKIPENHFLELLTGYDTEQKNLDREIERLQAEIDRYNTDSVRADRFLELVKRHTEFTERTPTLLNEFIEKVVVHEAVKIEGKRTMQVDIYLYS from the coding sequence ATACGGGCGATATTCGGAGCAAGGACAGCGGCGGGAAACCATGTAACAGGGGCACTCCCCTATGGGTATCTGCACGACCCGCAAGACCACCAGAACTGGATCATAGATGAAGAAGCAGCCCCCATCGTAAAACGGATATTCCTGAGCGTCATTGCGGGAAAGAACATTGCCAAAATTGCGGAGGAACTGACTGCCGAACAGGTCATGACCCCCAACGCTCATTGGAAGCATATCGGGGAAAAGGCGAGCCACGGGACGCATAACGCTGACCCGTATAAATGGTCGAATACCACCATCATCAATATCCTCAAAAAAGAGAAATATATGGGCTGGAAAATCTTAAACAAGACAGGGACGGAGAGCTATAAATCCAAGAAGCGCAAGCCCACACCCGAAAACAGGCGTGTATTCAAAGACGCGCACCCGCAGATCGTTGACGAGGAAACATGGAATATCGTACAGCGGTTACGGGGAACAAAGCGCAGAGTTTACAAGTTGGACAGGGAAACAAATCCCCTAACAGGTATCCTCTACTGCGAGGATTGCGGCGCAAAGATGTACCACAAGAGAGGAAACACAGGGCGCTCCGACCAACCCCACCATGAGTATGTGTGTTCCAATTACCGCCACTATTCCAAATCCTGCACCTGCCACTATATCCGCGTGGTAGTGGTAGAAAAGCTGATACTGGACGCGATAAAGCGGGTGAGCAAATATGCCCTTGAAAATGAAGCCGCCTTTATCCAGCGGGTACGGGAAGAAGCGGAATTACAACAGGAAACGGAAGTAAAGGAAAACCGAAAGAAGCTGACAAAGAGCAAACGCCGCCGGGAGGAAATCAGCCGTCTGATTAAAAAGCTGTATGAAAGCTATGCCGCAGACAAAATCCCCGAAAACCATTTTTTGGAACTCTTGACGGGCTATGATACCGAACAGAAAAATCTTGATAGAGAGATTGAGAGGTTACAAGCCGAGATTGACCGCTACAATACCGATAGTGTGAGAGCCGATCGATTTTTAGAACTGGTAAAGCGGCACACTGAGTTTACGGAACGCACGCCCACCCTTTTGAATGAGTTTATCGAAAAGGTAGTTGTCCATGAAGCTGTTAAGATCGAGGGGAAACGGACAATGCAGGTGGATATTTACCTGTACAGCTAA
- a CDS encoding HIRAN domain-containing protein — protein sequence MKIQNKKLAVIGVVIIVIGLIGPLSQGAWQMFLLLTVLGLFCLFQSRRPPKVKRANKNAPFEFPEYDEAGHRRLAIKETYLSGITHEHFGSDPQAAIPGLKPGEQVFLQTDPNNEYDKNAVWVSTRFGTYIGWIPSGSNADLFQRLTNGETVYARLKKKDFIGADEETAAEDELLQAPLGCVIEIATYAKELINKNN from the coding sequence TGATTGGTCTCATCGGCCCACTCTCACAAGGCGCGTGGCAAATGTTCTTGCTTCTCACTGTGTTGGGATTGTTTTGCCTGTTTCAATCTAGACGTCCGCCAAAGGTCAAGAGAGCGAACAAGAACGCGCCATTTGAGTTTCCAGAATATGACGAAGCAGGCCACAGACGCTTAGCCATAAAGGAAACCTACTTATCAGGAATCACCCATGAGCACTTCGGCAGTGATCCGCAAGCTGCAATCCCGGGGCTAAAGCCTGGAGAGCAGGTATTTTTACAAACCGACCCAAACAATGAGTACGACAAGAACGCTGTATGGGTATCCACGCGGTTTGGTACTTACATTGGGTGGATTCCGTCAGGAAGCAATGCCGACCTTTTTCAACGGCTTACAAACGGAGAAACCGTTTATGCTCGATTGAAAAAGAAGGATTTTATTGGGGCTGACGAAGAAACTGCTGCGGAAGATGAGCTGTTGCAGGCACCGCTTGGTTGTGTTATCGAAATTGCTACCTACGCAAAAGAACTCATAAACAAAAATAATTGA
- a CDS encoding N-acyl homoserine lactonase family protein, whose protein sequence is MAVQIQILAVSEMAIPPSAVYNNVGTHGPMLETIEEKTQVTWSDGTVSEGVKHCGCAFYIDDNGTKILVDSGVGDFDRIHRIRKERGDRYYLKALEPLEDQLKKLGVQPNDIDIVVNTHLHWDHIGGNQLFPNAQLMIPADDLPYFLSAPVWAPHFYPGMRECVTQMARIKPINGKGTISKHVHFLQLGGHTPGSLAVFIETASSVIALAGDIVPKYENWEHNWLGPGGNIWNLGELAKAYDTLHMRADTVIPAHDWKVFSHYPGGVII, encoded by the coding sequence ATGGCGGTCCAAATTCAAATCTTAGCGGTTTCCGAAATGGCAATTCCTCCTTCGGCGGTATATAACAATGTGGGAACCCATGGTCCGATGCTCGAAACCATCGAGGAAAAAACACAGGTTACATGGAGTGACGGGACTGTCAGTGAGGGAGTCAAGCACTGTGGCTGCGCTTTTTACATCGATGACAACGGCACAAAAATTCTCGTAGACTCCGGGGTTGGAGATTTCGACCGGATTCATCGTATCCGAAAGGAGCGCGGGGACCGATACTACTTAAAAGCGCTGGAACCGCTGGAAGATCAGCTCAAAAAGCTGGGCGTACAACCAAACGACATTGACATCGTGGTCAATACGCATCTGCATTGGGATCATATCGGTGGAAACCAACTTTTTCCCAACGCCCAGTTAATGATCCCGGCGGATGATCTCCCTTATTTCCTATCCGCACCTGTATGGGCCCCACATTTTTATCCGGGAATGCGGGAATGTGTCACTCAAATGGCAAGAATAAAGCCCATTAACGGTAAGGGCACCATATCCAAGCATGTGCACTTTTTACAATTGGGCGGGCATACCCCCGGTAGTCTTGCTGTATTTATCGAAACCGCATCTTCCGTTATTGCTTTAGCTGGAGATATTGTCCCAAAATATGAGAATTGGGAGCACAATTGGCTGGGCCCAGGAGGGAATATCTGGAACCTAGGAGAGCTCGCCAAAGCGTACGATACTTTACATATGCGCGCGGATACTGTAATTCCTGCTCATGATTGGAAAGTGTTTTCGCATTATCCTGGTGGTGTAATTATATAA
- the tnpB gene encoding IS66 family insertion sequence element accessory protein TnpB (TnpB, as the term is used for proteins encoded by IS66 family insertion elements, is considered an accessory protein, since TnpC, encoded by a neighboring gene, is a DDE family transposase.): protein MLNNFTGADKVYIACGYTNLRRGIDGLATIVQQQFQLDPFTNTLFLFCRKRRDRIKGAYWEGDGFLLLYKRLEQGSYQWPRKENEVKSLTVQHEQCFRTSKGNIL, encoded by the coding sequence ATGCTGAATAATTTTACCGGGGCGGATAAAGTGTACATTGCCTGCGGATATACGAATCTCCGACGTGGAATCGACGGTCTGGCGACGATCGTACAGCAGCAGTTCCAGTTGGATCCGTTCACCAACACGCTGTTCCTGTTCTGCAGGAAACGGCGGGACAGGATCAAGGGGGCGTACTGGGAAGGGGACGGCTTTCTCCTGTTGTACAAGCGTCTGGAGCAGGGAAGTTACCAGTGGCCGAGGAAAGAAAACGAGGTAAAAAGCCTGACGGTGCAGCACGAACAGTGCTTTCGGACCAGCAAGGGCAATATTTTATAG